The Streptomyces albofaciens JCM 4342 genome has a segment encoding these proteins:
- a CDS encoding ROK family transcriptional regulator produces MTTTEPGSAAHVLELVATGTARSRADLVRELGLAASTVSARVQELVDAGLLTESGEGASRGGRRPRLLRVPDGGTVALAADLGSHHIRTGAVGLTGTGYDIDECAFDLTAGPEPAVGLLAERLTALAARQRAAGRAVCGVGVGFPGPVDPASGRVIAPSRMPGWHLYALRDRLAERTGLPVLVDNDANVLALGEHRAAHPDLRHLVVVKAGRGIGSGVISHGRLYRGARGCAGDISHVRVDAAAERPCSCGNIGCLETVASGAAIAAALRERGTGADSTTDILRLVENGEPHATTLVRQAGRHIGAVLGVVVNFFNPQAVVLGGALSAAEPLVAAVRGVLYERCLPMATSELSIVAASRGPDAGLLGAGHAALRELAAGGGLPLVRT; encoded by the coding sequence ATGACCACCACCGAACCCGGCTCCGCCGCGCACGTCCTCGAACTCGTCGCGACCGGCACCGCCCGCTCGCGCGCCGACCTCGTACGGGAACTGGGGCTCGCCGCCTCCACCGTCTCCGCCCGCGTCCAGGAACTGGTCGACGCCGGGCTGCTGACCGAGTCCGGGGAAGGCGCCTCGCGCGGCGGGCGCCGCCCGCGGCTGCTGCGCGTCCCGGACGGCGGCACCGTCGCGCTCGCCGCCGACCTGGGCAGCCACCACATCCGTACCGGCGCGGTCGGCCTGACCGGAACCGGCTACGACATCGACGAGTGCGCCTTCGACCTGACGGCCGGACCGGAACCGGCCGTCGGCCTGCTCGCCGAGCGGCTGACCGCGCTGGCCGCCCGGCAGCGCGCGGCGGGCCGCGCCGTGTGCGGGGTGGGCGTCGGCTTCCCCGGGCCCGTCGATCCCGCGTCCGGCCGGGTCATCGCCCCGTCCCGGATGCCGGGCTGGCATCTGTACGCGCTGCGCGACCGGCTCGCCGAGCGGACCGGCCTGCCGGTCCTGGTCGACAACGACGCCAACGTCCTGGCCCTGGGCGAGCACCGGGCCGCCCACCCGGACCTGCGGCACCTGGTCGTGGTCAAGGCGGGCCGCGGCATCGGCTCCGGGGTGATCAGCCACGGCCGGCTCTACCGGGGCGCCCGCGGCTGCGCCGGCGACATCAGCCACGTACGGGTGGACGCCGCCGCCGAACGCCCCTGCTCCTGCGGGAACATCGGCTGCCTGGAGACCGTGGCCAGCGGCGCGGCCATCGCCGCCGCCCTGCGCGAGCGGGGCACCGGCGCGGACTCCACCACCGACATCCTGCGGCTCGTCGAGAACGGCGAACCGCACGCCACCACCCTGGTGCGGCAGGCCGGGCGGCACATCGGCGCGGTGCTGGGCGTGGTGGTGAACTTCTTCAACCCGCAGGCCGTGGTGCTGGGCGGCGCGCTGTCCGCCGCGGAACCGCTGGTCGCGGCCGTGCGCGGGGTGCTGTACGAGCGCTGTCTGCCGATGGCCACGAGCGAGCTGTCCATCGTGGCCGCGAGCCGCGGCCCGGACGCGGGCCTGCTCGGTGCCGGACACGCCGCACTGCGCG
- a CDS encoding ABC transporter permease: MDAPSSDGTAPAAGPADPGAAPAAPGPPRRTLAVFTRNKLALTGAVVLLGLLALCYLGPLLHPTDQTHTDLSQASLPPGSPGHLLGTTDLGYDMLGRLMYGGQTSLEVGLAAGLLATLFGTVYGAVAGYFGGWADAVMMRVTDAALAIPALFLLVVVAAIVTPGKPVLILIIASVAWLSPARLIRGEALALRSRDYVHAMRLMGGGGTRAVFRHILPGAVGTVAVNATFQVADAILYVAYLSFLGLSVPPPAADWGSMLSAGITYTQVGHWWLIFPPGLAVVLVVAAFNFIGDGLRDAFDVRLRKS, from the coding sequence ATGGACGCGCCCAGCAGCGACGGGACCGCACCAGCAGCCGGCCCCGCCGACCCCGGCGCGGCACCCGCCGCCCCCGGACCGCCGCGCCGCACCCTCGCCGTCTTCACCCGCAACAAACTCGCCCTCACCGGCGCCGTCGTCCTGCTCGGCCTGCTGGCCCTGTGCTACCTCGGCCCGCTCCTCCACCCCACCGACCAGACCCACACCGACCTCTCGCAGGCCAGCCTGCCGCCCGGCAGCCCCGGCCACCTCCTGGGCACCACCGACCTCGGCTACGACATGCTCGGCCGGCTGATGTACGGCGGGCAGACCTCCCTCGAAGTCGGCCTCGCCGCCGGGCTGCTGGCCACCCTCTTCGGGACCGTCTACGGCGCGGTCGCGGGCTACTTCGGCGGCTGGGCGGACGCGGTCATGATGCGCGTCACCGACGCGGCGCTCGCCATCCCCGCGCTGTTCCTGCTGGTCGTGGTCGCCGCCATCGTCACTCCCGGCAAGCCCGTACTCATCCTGATCATCGCCTCGGTGGCCTGGCTGTCCCCGGCCCGCCTCATCCGCGGCGAGGCGCTCGCCCTGCGCAGCCGCGACTACGTCCACGCCATGCGCCTGATGGGCGGCGGCGGGACCCGGGCCGTCTTCCGGCACATCCTGCCCGGCGCCGTGGGAACCGTCGCCGTCAACGCCACCTTCCAGGTCGCCGACGCCATCCTCTACGTCGCCTACCTCTCCTTCCTGGGCCTGTCCGTCCCGCCGCCCGCCGCCGACTGGGGCTCCATGCTCTCCGCCGGCATCACCTACACCCAGGTCGGCCACTGGTGGCTGATCTTCCCGCCGGGCCTGGCCGTCGTCCTCGTCGTCGCCGCGTTCAACTTCATCGGGGACGGCCTGCGGGACGCCTTCGACGTGCGCCTCCGGAAGAGCTGA
- a CDS encoding peptide ABC transporter substrate-binding protein, with protein MGPRSTRRRGPVHALLGALAALLLGAATLTGCGPEDGAVTSLGTTGGTRVEGGTATMALPPAATPNWIFPIGTAGYLASYNNAVQDLLYPPLYTAEKEGAGLTMDSPRNLAEQPRYSDRNTTVTIALKKGYRWSDGTPVTSRDVEFWYDLIKHDKEEWAGYSPGLLPDNVKKFEVLDDHTFRLRLDRPYNPAWFTGNQLQDFTPLPKHAWNPHDENPKKVFARLLEHAGKLSEFATDPLWKTVSGPWRIEKWTTSGQVSLIPNKQYGGPDTPHLDRVVLKPFTTADSEFNVLRAGGVDYGYIPPSVTARSASFEKLGYRVDPWEGWAITYIVLNFNHPTAGPLLRQTYLRRALQHLIDQRAISDVVWHGSAEPTRGPVPAGQLDRDPFPYDPKKAEALLTAHGWQRTDGRLRCARPGTGPDRCGKDITAGQPLRLELLSQSGSTETSNTVQEIKSALEKAGITLDIRQQPLNTVLGTTVPCKTTEPVCSAWQLGFFGTQGSWYFPTVASGESLFATGAPSNMGNWSDPKADELIRKTEYSDDPSAMRDYARYTADQVPVLWTPNPAYQVSVIRNDLRGIDQNPTLSLAPQDWYFVKKGGTGR; from the coding sequence ATGGGCCCGCGCAGCACCCGCCGACGCGGCCCCGTCCACGCCCTGCTCGGCGCCCTGGCCGCACTGCTGCTGGGCGCCGCCACGCTCACCGGATGCGGCCCCGAGGACGGCGCCGTCACCAGCCTCGGAACCACCGGCGGCACCCGCGTCGAGGGCGGTACGGCCACCATGGCGCTGCCGCCCGCCGCCACCCCCAACTGGATCTTCCCGATCGGTACGGCCGGCTACCTGGCCTCGTACAACAACGCCGTACAGGACCTGCTCTACCCGCCCCTCTACACGGCCGAGAAGGAGGGCGCGGGCCTGACCATGGACAGCCCGCGCAACCTCGCCGAACAGCCCCGCTACAGCGACCGCAACACCACCGTCACCATCGCGCTCAAGAAGGGCTACCGCTGGTCCGACGGGACGCCCGTCACCAGCCGCGACGTGGAGTTCTGGTACGACCTGATCAAGCACGACAAGGAGGAGTGGGCGGGCTACTCGCCGGGTCTGCTGCCCGACAACGTCAAGAAGTTCGAGGTGCTGGACGACCACACCTTCCGGCTGCGCCTGGACCGCCCGTACAACCCCGCCTGGTTCACCGGCAACCAGCTCCAGGATTTCACCCCGCTGCCCAAGCACGCATGGAACCCGCACGACGAGAACCCGAAAAAGGTTTTCGCGCGCCTGCTGGAACACGCCGGGAAGCTCTCCGAGTTCGCCACCGACCCGCTCTGGAAAACCGTCAGCGGACCCTGGCGCATCGAGAAGTGGACCACCTCCGGACAGGTGTCGCTGATTCCCAACAAGCAGTACGGCGGCCCGGACACACCCCATCTCGACCGCGTCGTCCTCAAACCGTTCACCACCGCGGATTCCGAATTCAACGTGCTGCGCGCGGGCGGTGTGGACTACGGCTACATCCCGCCGTCCGTGACGGCCCGCTCCGCGAGCTTCGAGAAGCTGGGCTACCGCGTCGACCCGTGGGAAGGCTGGGCGATCACCTACATCGTCCTGAACTTCAACCACCCCACCGCGGGCCCGCTGCTCCGCCAGACCTACCTGCGCCGCGCCCTCCAGCACCTCATCGACCAGCGGGCGATCTCGGACGTGGTCTGGCACGGCAGCGCCGAGCCCACCCGCGGCCCGGTACCCGCCGGGCAGCTCGACCGCGACCCCTTCCCGTACGACCCGAAGAAGGCGGAAGCGCTGCTCACCGCGCACGGCTGGCAGCGCACCGACGGACGGCTGCGCTGCGCGCGCCCCGGCACCGGACCGGACCGGTGCGGCAAGGACATCACCGCCGGGCAGCCGCTGCGCCTGGAACTCCTCTCCCAGTCCGGCTCCACCGAGACGTCCAACACCGTGCAGGAGATCAAGTCCGCCCTGGAAAAGGCCGGCATCACCCTGGACATCCGGCAGCAGCCGCTGAACACCGTCCTGGGCACCACCGTCCCCTGCAAGACGACCGAACCGGTCTGCTCGGCCTGGCAGCTGGGCTTCTTCGGGACGCAGGGCAGCTGGTACTTCCCGACCGTGGCCAGCGGCGAATCCCTCTTCGCCACCGGCGCGCCCTCCAACATGGGCAACTGGTCCGATCCGAAGGCCGACGAACTGATCAGGAAGACCGAGTACTCCGACGACCCGTCCGCGATGCGCGACTACGCCCGCTACACCGCCGATCAGGTGCCCGTCCTCTGGACACCCAACCCGGCCTACCAGGTCTCCGTCATCCGCAACGACCTGCGCGGCATCGACCAGAACCCCACCCTGAGCCTCGCGCCGCAGGACTGGTACTTCGTCAAGAAGGGCGGTACGGGCCGGTGA
- a CDS encoding ABC transporter ATP-binding protein translates to MTADPLPATARPAPGTAAPLLAVEDLHVEITGRDRTVHALDGVSLDLAPGEALGIVGESGCGKTMTALSVLGLLPNGGRITGGRILFQDGTGGPTDLAAAPEPVLRDVRGNTIGMVFQDPLTSLNPTTTIGAQVAEPLLLHRETTRRDAWAKAEETLRLVGMPRPAERMRNYPHQLSGGMRQRVAIAMALVCEPRLLIADEPTTALDVTTQHQILELVDDLRARLGMAMILVTHDLGVIAKRVDRVAVLYGGRVAERAGVRSLFAAPRHRYTEALFAALPERATAGHTPLATIPGLPPALLTRPVGCRFAPRCAHATAECRTEEPALAGDPGHAYACFHPAAAEPVAATEPAAVVEPSPDRRPADPGILLDLDNVTKRYALHAGPFARRKGAREVGAVAGVSLTVTRGETFGIVGESGCGKSTLGRLVVGLEPPTDGTVRFAGRDIGALSRRELRAHRREVQLMFQDSYASMDPRMRVGTILREPLVIQGIGDRAAQQRRVAALLDDVGLPRGAVDRYPHEFSGGQRQRLGLARALALSPSLVVADEPVSALDVSVQAQILNLMRDLQRDRGLTYLFISHDLAVVRHLADTVGVMYLGKLVETGPAREVFERPLHPYTRGLLDTVDAPGPSAPAAGAPLTGETPSAAAPPSGCRFRTRCPAARARCAHSEPAPTEPAGPGHRVACHFPLVASPGPVSSG, encoded by the coding sequence ATGACCGCCGACCCCCTGCCCGCGACCGCCCGCCCCGCGCCCGGCACCGCCGCGCCGCTGCTGGCCGTCGAGGACCTGCACGTCGAGATCACCGGCCGCGACCGCACCGTGCACGCCCTGGACGGCGTCAGCCTCGACCTCGCCCCCGGCGAAGCCCTCGGCATCGTGGGCGAGTCCGGCTGCGGCAAGACCATGACGGCGCTGTCCGTCCTCGGCCTGCTGCCGAACGGCGGCCGGATCACCGGGGGCCGCATCCTCTTCCAGGACGGCACCGGCGGCCCGACGGACCTCGCCGCCGCCCCCGAACCCGTCCTGCGGGACGTGCGCGGCAACACCATCGGCATGGTCTTCCAGGACCCGCTCACCTCCCTCAACCCGACCACGACCATCGGCGCCCAGGTCGCCGAACCGCTGCTGCTGCACCGGGAGACGACCCGGCGGGACGCCTGGGCGAAGGCCGAGGAGACGCTGCGGCTGGTCGGCATGCCCCGGCCCGCCGAGCGGATGCGGAACTACCCGCACCAGCTCAGCGGCGGTATGCGCCAGCGCGTCGCGATCGCCATGGCCCTGGTGTGCGAGCCGCGGCTGCTGATCGCCGACGAGCCGACCACCGCCCTCGACGTCACCACCCAGCACCAGATCCTGGAACTCGTCGACGACCTGCGCGCCCGCCTCGGCATGGCGATGATCCTGGTCACCCACGACCTCGGCGTCATCGCCAAGCGGGTGGACCGGGTCGCGGTGCTGTACGGCGGCAGGGTCGCCGAGCGCGCGGGCGTACGGAGCCTGTTCGCGGCGCCACGCCACCGGTACACCGAGGCCCTGTTCGCCGCCCTCCCCGAGCGCGCCACGGCCGGACACACCCCCCTCGCCACCATCCCCGGCCTGCCGCCCGCCCTCCTCACCCGCCCCGTCGGCTGCCGCTTCGCACCGCGCTGCGCCCATGCGACAGCCGAGTGCCGTACGGAGGAACCCGCCCTGGCGGGGGACCCGGGGCATGCGTACGCGTGTTTCCACCCGGCCGCCGCCGAGCCCGTGGCCGCAACGGAGCCCGCAGCCGTCGTGGAACCCTCGCCGGACCGCCGCCCCGCCGACCCCGGCATCCTCCTCGACCTCGACAACGTCACCAAGCGCTACGCCCTGCACGCCGGGCCCTTCGCCCGCCGCAAGGGCGCCCGGGAAGTCGGTGCCGTCGCCGGGGTCAGCCTCACCGTCACGCGCGGCGAGACCTTCGGCATCGTGGGCGAGTCCGGCTGCGGCAAGTCCACCCTCGGGCGGCTGGTCGTCGGCCTGGAGCCGCCGACGGACGGCACGGTCCGCTTCGCGGGCCGCGACATCGGCGCCCTGTCCCGCCGCGAACTGCGCGCCCACCGCCGCGAAGTCCAGCTGATGTTCCAGGACTCCTACGCGTCCATGGACCCCAGGATGCGCGTCGGCACCATCCTGCGCGAGCCGCTGGTCATCCAGGGCATCGGCGACCGTGCCGCGCAGCAGCGGCGGGTCGCCGCCCTCCTCGACGACGTGGGCCTGCCGCGCGGCGCCGTGGACCGCTACCCGCACGAATTCTCCGGCGGCCAGCGCCAGCGCCTCGGCCTGGCCCGCGCGCTCGCCCTCTCCCCGTCCCTCGTCGTCGCCGACGAACCGGTCTCCGCGCTCGACGTGTCCGTACAGGCGCAGATCCTCAACCTCATGCGCGACCTCCAGCGCGACCGCGGGCTGACGTATCTGTTCATCTCCCACGACCTGGCGGTGGTCCGGCACCTCGCGGACACCGTCGGCGTGATGTACCTGGGGAAACTGGTCGAGACCGGCCCGGCCCGCGAGGTCTTCGAGCGGCCCCTGCACCCGTACACCCGAGGGCTCCTCGACACGGTCGACGCGCCTGGTCCGTCGGCCCCCGCCGCGGGCGCGCCGCTGACCGGCGAGACACCCTCGGCCGCCGCGCCGCCCTCCGGCTGCCGCTTCCGTACCCGCTGTCCGGCGGCCCGCGCCCGCTGCGCGCACAGCGAGCCGGCACCCACCGAGCCGGCCGGGCCGGGGCACCGCGTCGCCTGCCACTTCCCCCTCGTGGCGAGCCCCGGCCCGGTCAGTAGCGGGTGA
- a CDS encoding ABC transporter permease, translating into MIRFLAKRLAQAAVVLLLVSVIVFVLLHLLPGGPARAILGVKATPEAVAHFNHQQGYDRSLPQQYVMYLGRLLTGDLGASYKLNQSVTSLLGERLPKSALLAGLSIALAAALAVPLGVLQAVRRGGAADHLLTGAAFLAYATPVFFLGLVLILVFSQQLQIFPAEAPQADTVGGLLADAPALVLPVVTTALGIIAAFSRYMRSAVLDNLEEDYVRTARAKGQSNARVMARHVLRNALIPLATLLGLYLPTLFSGLLVVESMFNYPGMGLLFWNAAQGSDFPVLLGVTLVVGVATVLGSLITDIAYAVLDPRIRSVS; encoded by the coding sequence GTGATCCGCTTCCTGGCCAAGCGCCTGGCCCAGGCCGCCGTCGTGCTGCTGCTGGTCTCCGTCATCGTCTTCGTGCTGCTGCACCTGCTGCCCGGCGGCCCGGCCCGCGCCATCCTCGGCGTCAAGGCCACCCCGGAGGCCGTCGCCCACTTCAACCACCAGCAGGGCTACGACCGTTCCCTGCCGCAGCAGTACGTGATGTACCTCGGGCGGCTGCTCACCGGCGACCTGGGCGCATCCTACAAGCTCAACCAGTCCGTCACCTCGCTGCTCGGCGAACGCCTCCCCAAGTCCGCGCTGCTGGCCGGACTGTCGATCGCGCTCGCCGCCGCGCTGGCCGTACCGCTCGGCGTCCTCCAGGCCGTACGCCGCGGCGGGGCCGCCGACCACCTGCTCACCGGCGCCGCCTTCCTCGCCTACGCCACCCCGGTCTTCTTCCTCGGCCTCGTCCTCATCCTCGTCTTCAGCCAGCAGCTCCAGATCTTCCCGGCCGAGGCACCGCAGGCCGACACCGTCGGCGGTCTGCTCGCCGACGCTCCCGCGCTGGTCCTGCCCGTGGTGACCACCGCGCTCGGCATCATCGCCGCGTTCAGCCGCTACATGCGCTCGGCCGTCCTGGACAACCTCGAAGAGGACTACGTGCGCACCGCGCGCGCCAAGGGCCAGTCGAACGCCCGCGTCATGGCCCGGCACGTGCTGCGCAACGCGCTGATCCCGCTCGCCACCCTCCTCGGGCTCTACCTCCCCACCCTCTTCAGCGGCCTCCTCGTCGTCGAGTCGATGTTCAACTACCCGGGCATGGGGCTGCTGTTCTGGAACGCCGCCCAGGGCTCGGACTTCCCCGTCCTGCTCGGCGTCACCCTGGTCGTCGGCGTGGCCACCGTGCTCGGCTCACTGATCACCGACATCGCCTACGCCGTACTGGACCCCCGCATCAGGAGCGTGTCGTGA